The following coding sequences lie in one Panicum virgatum strain AP13 chromosome 6N, P.virgatum_v5, whole genome shotgun sequence genomic window:
- the LOC120679823 gene encoding DNA-directed RNA polymerase V subunit 1-like isoform X2, whose amino-acid sequence MAASLPLPRAAAPLDVLRTVRFAPWAAPAPRRRLLPGPPTAGVPPPPALPPASKLADPPVVGAPEPPLPFRAAEAEILRDIEPVVQLIKDILHSDRYGDGECLCPKDENVVVEKLLAFHPRAQDKIGCGLDVIMDGWTTTCGGGDVALAPAARANH is encoded by the exons ATGgccgcctccctccccctcccgcgcgccgccgcgccgctcgacgTCCTCCGCACCGTCCGTTTTGCGCCgtgggccgcgccggcgccccgcCGTCGGCTCCTCCCCGGGCCTCCCACAGCCGGCGTGCCCCCACCCCCGGCGCTCCCGCCGGCGTCCAAGCTCGCCGACCCCCCGGTCGTGGGGGCTCCGGAGCCCCCGCTGCCGTTTAGGGCCGCCGAGGCGGAGATCCTCCGCGACATCGAACCCGTTGTGCAGCTCATCAAGGATATCCTCCactccgacag ATACGGAGACGGCGAATGCCTCTGCCCGAAGGACGAAAACGTCGTCGTGGAGAAGCTCCTCGCGTTCCATCCACGCGCGCAGGATAAGATTGGCTGTGGGCTTGACGTTATAATG GATGGCTGGACGACAActtgcggcggcggggatgTGGCCTTGGCCCCTGCGGCTCGCGCAAACCACTGA
- the LOC120679823 gene encoding protein DCL homolog, chloroplastic-like isoform X1: MAASLPLPRAAAPLDVLRTVRFAPWAAPAPRRRLLPGPPTAGVPPPPALPPASKLADPPVVGAPEPPLPFRAAEAEILRDIEPVVQLIKDILHSDRYGDGECLCPKDENVVVEKLLAFHPRAQDKIGCGLDVIMVDRHPEFRKSRCLFVVRTDGVWIDFSYQKCLRAYIREKYPSHAERFIREHFKRT; this comes from the exons ATGgccgcctccctccccctcccgcgcgccgccgcgccgctcgacgTCCTCCGCACCGTCCGTTTTGCGCCgtgggccgcgccggcgccccgcCGTCGGCTCCTCCCCGGGCCTCCCACAGCCGGCGTGCCCCCACCCCCGGCGCTCCCGCCGGCGTCCAAGCTCGCCGACCCCCCGGTCGTGGGGGCTCCGGAGCCCCCGCTGCCGTTTAGGGCCGCCGAGGCGGAGATCCTCCGCGACATCGAACCCGTTGTGCAGCTCATCAAGGATATCCTCCactccgacag ATACGGAGACGGCGAATGCCTCTGCCCGAAGGACGAAAACGTCGTCGTGGAGAAGCTCCTCGCGTTCCATCCACGCGCGCAGGATAAGATTGGCTGTGGGCTTGACGTTATAATG GTTGATAGGCACCCTGAGTTCAGGAAGTCAAGATGCCTTTTTGTTGTTCGCACTGATGGTGTTTGGATTGATTTCTCATACCAGAAGTGCCTCCGTGCATACATCCGAGAAAAGTATCCATCTCATGCTGAAAGATTTATACGAGAACATTTCAAGCGAACATGA